AAAATCAAAGTCGTCCAGTTAGTAGGTAagctacatatatgtataaatccATTCAAAATCCAATAATATTAAGTATAATAACATCACATgcctttttaatatttatattttaggtATAAAGATTTTGATGAACTAGGTGAACTTATGGCACGTTCTAAGTCTCGTATGTCCGTTAGTTCTGGTATGGACGATCTTTATTACAATTCTAAAGTTAAATTTCCTGAATCAGATGGTTCACACGTACTAATATAGAAggtcaatattatataaaattatacgttaatAATGTAATAGTTACTTTGTTTGATTAGGTATATTTCAATGAATTTAATGGaactaattttaattattatggtAATTAAGGCATAATTAACTCTTCTCATTTTAGGTGATGCACTATGCACGATTGAACCAACAAAATTAACATCTGTAGCAACTTTTAAATAGTTTATTATATACGTATTTATTCATGGACAAATCTTAAAAAGCTTTAAAAACTGTGTACGTGATAAATTATTTTGAtctcataatgtaatattttatttttaaaaaattttattttttataaattaatttaatttatgaatGAAAATATTTAGTTCAGACTGATTTCTAGCTTTGtatctttataaaataattgatacAATTAATGTGATAATTTTGTTCACTATATATTTTAGCATGTGCAATATTATAATGCTATTATGCtacaaatgaaaaaatagttttaGTAATAATACGGTACTACACATATGCTTCTGTTGTATAACATTTAATAGCAAAAAATTGATAGGCAGCagcaaaagaaacaaaaaattgtaaaaccccATAGCCcgagttaataatttataaaaatctattttatatcaagatagtatataaaattgtattcttTACTTAACTATCAGATACACATtcctttattttaaatattggaaatttagaTATTGAACTATTGGTGTAAAACAATGTTACATGTGTTAAAAAGTAGTCTTACTCCCAAGCATTTATTATTCTATATATCATAATAAGTGGAAGTATGGATtatcaataatatattttaattcttcTTCTTACAAAGAAATACTTGTCAtcaattacaataaaatttacaattattgAAAGATCCTTGGTTTATTATTTGAGCTTAAACTTTTGCGTATAATAGAATGAGCACCTGGTCTAAATACAATAGTGTAGCTATTGTCACCATCTGTATAAAATGTATGTTCTTTTAAACCCCAACTAACAGGGCTATCTAAAAATCCTTGGACATGTAAAGCAACCCAAGGTAAACTGTTTTTCATTAATACATACTCTTCCACAATACTGTAGAAAGTTTCAATTTGTTTTGTTGTGAAGAAACCAGTCCATTGTAGATACCATACTTGACCAACATTTATAACTGGCAATGGATATTTATATGTGTTTACATAATTATTCTCTATATTACTCTCtctgaaaaaattaatttattattctaaAAATTAAATCCGTTTGAACATTTGTTTAAAACTTATTATACATACAAGTTACCACAGATACTAAAAACTCCAAGCCATTCAAAAAATTTTTCATTATCAAATTCATTCGAAATTATCGGTATTGGTAAAGAATATTCAATTCTTTGTAAAAACGTTTGTTGACAAAGAGATACACTGTATTTGCATTTATGGAACCATGCTGCCACAGATGAAGGACATAAATTTTCatctgaaaatataaaaataaaataaatagaataaaaatgtatcataaaaatatgtaaagttTAAAGATAATAAAAGATCTACCTGGTGGATTCCATGACACAATAACATCAAATTTTGTATTAAGACGCTCCTTTAGTGATGTTTGAACATGTTCATAATTCTTCTTACCAGGTGTGAAATTCTCAGACTTTAAATCAATAGTTACAACTTTTGATTCACGTTaccgataaaaaaaaataaagaaagatatGTACAATGCATGTTAATGACTTGAAAACATAACCTAAATCAGTAAATTCTTAGAAGCTTTAATCACTATTTGT
The Bombus affinis isolate iyBomAffi1 chromosome 2, iyBomAffi1.2, whole genome shotgun sequence genome window above contains:
- the LOC126913898 gene encoding ribonuclease P protein subunit p40-like isoform X1, whose amino-acid sequence is MLSPEVWNFKPPQHHFSTEKRNYKKTDVPDVVKLHYFNHSVSLILPDAARIPDELRTCLSEDSDYYRVNGLNVFELINKEFIEAFVKKGQLTLLTIGNRIDVDNSVAVTPTGHLILSLLTEDFQKLGLEGKASFFDRKVQTRYVVTIDLKSENFTPGKKNYEHVQTSLKERLNTKFDVIVSWNPPDENLCPSSVAAWFHKCKYSVSLCQQTFLQRIEYSLPIPIISNEFDNEKFFEWLGVFSICGNLESNIENNYVNTYKYPLPVINVGQVWYLQWTGFFTTKQIETFYSIVEEYVLMKNSLPWVALHVQGFLDSPVSWGLKEHTFYTDGDNSYTIVFRPGAHSIIRKSLSSNNKPRIFQ
- the LOC126913898 gene encoding ribonuclease P protein subunit p40-like isoform X2 gives rise to the protein MLSPEVWNFKPPQHHFSTEKRNYKKTDVPDVVKLHYFNHSVSLILPDAARIPDELRTCLSEDSDYYRVNGLNVFELINKEFIEAFVKKGQLTLLTIGNRIDVDNSVAVTPTGHLILSLLTEDFQKLGLEGKASFFDRKVQTRYVVTIDLKSENFTPGKKNYEHVQTSLKERLNTKFDVIVSWNPPDENLCPSSVAAWFHKCKYSVSLCQQTFLQRIEYSLPIPIISNEFDNEKFFEWLGVFSICGNLESNIENNYVNTYKYPLPVINVGQVWYLQWTGFFTTKQIETFYSIVEEW